GACGTGTTGCGCGCCGACGACGTGGTGTTCAGCGTTGAGGCGCTGGGCGCCTACATAGTCGCTAACACAGCCGCCAATACGGATACTCCCGAGGAGGTAACGGCGTAGATGGCGACCATCACTGACCCCCGCGACATCATCTTGGCCCCGGTCATTTCGGAGAAGTCCTACGCGCTGCTCGACGAGAACGTCTACACATTCGTGGTGCACCCCGATTCGAACAAGACGCAGATCAAGATCGCTGTCGAGAAGATCTTTGCCGTCAAGGTCGCATCGGTGAACACCGCGAACCGGCAGGGCAAGCGCAAACGCACGCGGACCGGATACGGCAAGCGCAAGAGCACAAAGCGCGCCATCGTAACCCTGGCGCCGGGCAGCAAGCCGATCGACCTGTTCGGAGCACCGGCCTAGTCCGGCGACGATGCAGAGCGAAGCGATGAGGAGGAGCTGGGCAATTCAGCTAAGCCCGAGCGCGAGAGAAAGACCTGATTAGACATGGCAATTCGCAAGTACAAGCCGACGACTCCCGGTCGTCGCGGCGCCAGCGTATCCGATTTCGCCGAGATCACCCGGTCAACCCCGGAGAAGTCGCTGGTGCGTCCGCTGCACGGT
The nucleotide sequence above comes from Mycobacterium decipiens. Encoded proteins:
- the rplW gene encoding 50S ribosomal protein L23; the encoded protein is MATITDPRDIILAPVISEKSYALLDENVYTFVVHPDSNKTQIKIAVEKIFAVKVASVNTANRQGKRKRTRTGYGKRKSTKRAIVTLAPGSKPIDLFGAPA